The following proteins are co-located in the Bacteroidota bacterium genome:
- a CDS encoding NAD-dependent epimerase/dehydratase family protein, whose protein sequence is MKVLITGVAGFVGSNLLKLLLTNGCEVVGVDNFSFGFRRNIEPFLTNKKFTFYEKDLRDIESLTKIKCDVIVHLASQKIPRYSTALCTLEDNASMLKNVINKCKKDKIKLVFASTSDVYGKNPILPYHEESDLLLGPTTVKRWAYALSKIYAEQLIIANNQEFDLEFTIMRFFGSYGVNQNTTWWGGPQSVFIQNILEDKPIEIHGDGSQTRTFTYVADTVQGVEKCIFHQNSKNEIFNIASEPTQEITILNLAKLIWKLMKDDSSAPNIKMIPYSTFGKYEDVMRRVPSIDKIKQKLDYEPKFNLEQGLTEAIKWQSNLLAQPI, encoded by the coding sequence ATGAAAGTTCTAATTACAGGCGTAGCGGGTTTTGTTGGATCTAACTTGTTAAAATTGCTTCTTACAAATGGTTGTGAGGTGGTTGGGGTCGATAACTTTAGCTTTGGTTTTAGGCGCAATATCGAACCATTTTTAACTAATAAGAAATTTACTTTTTATGAAAAAGATTTAAGAGATATTGAATCACTAACAAAAATAAAATGCGATGTAATAGTTCATCTTGCATCTCAAAAAATACCTAGATATAGTACAGCCCTTTGTACTCTAGAAGATAATGCTTCTATGTTAAAGAACGTTATAAATAAGTGTAAAAAAGATAAAATAAAATTAGTATTTGCCTCTACTTCCGATGTTTATGGAAAGAATCCAATTTTACCATATCATGAAGAGTCTGATTTATTATTGGGACCTACTACGGTTAAAAGATGGGCGTATGCACTCTCTAAAATATATGCTGAACAGCTTATAATTGCCAATAATCAAGAATTTGATTTGGAGTTTACCATAATGCGTTTTTTTGGTTCTTACGGAGTTAATCAAAATACTACTTGGTGGGGAGGCCCTCAGTCGGTGTTTATTCAAAATATTCTGGAAGATAAACCTATTGAAATTCATGGAGATGGTTCTCAAACAAGAACATTTACATATGTAGCAGATACAGTTCAAGGGGTAGAGAAATGTATTTTCCACCAAAATTCTAAAAATGAGATATTTAATATTGCTAGCGAGCCAACACAAGAAATAACTATACTTAATTTAGCCAAACTTATTTGGAAATTAATGAAAGACGATTCAAGTGCTCCAAATATTAAAATGATTCCTTATTCAACATTTGGAAAATATGAAGATGTAATGAGAAGGGTTCCTTCAATTGATAAAATAAAACAAAAATTGGACTATGAACCTAAATTTAATTTAGAACAAGGCTTGACTGAGGCCATTAAATGGCAGTCTAACTTGCTAGCTCAACCAATTTAA
- a CDS encoding glycosyltransferase family 2 protein gives MTNYFLIPVFNEELNLPTLCSNLKSTLVGESNFYVFVDDGSSDNSVQIIRRELADKEFIILGDGTNNGPGFSFNIGFEWIIANSKSQDDIVITLEADNTSDIKLLPKMVVISKLGFDLVLASVYAQGGGFEKTSFFRKILSMIANFFFRSIFDVKVLTLSSFYRVYSSDILRTIKQSNGVIINEKGFICMLEILLKSVACNASIIEVPMKLHSSKRQGKSKMKILKTSMSYLKFLLKHKFVGNK, from the coding sequence ATGACTAATTATTTTTTGATACCCGTTTTTAATGAAGAACTTAATTTACCTACTCTTTGTTCAAACCTTAAGAGCACACTTGTTGGTGAAAGTAATTTTTATGTATTTGTAGATGATGGATCGTCCGATAATTCAGTCCAAATAATTAGAAGAGAGCTTGCAGATAAGGAATTTATTATTCTTGGAGACGGAACAAATAATGGACCGGGCTTTTCCTTTAATATTGGTTTTGAGTGGATTATAGCAAACTCTAAATCTCAAGATGATATTGTTATAACGCTAGAGGCAGATAATACCTCTGATATAAAATTGTTGCCCAAAATGGTTGTTATTTCAAAACTTGGATTCGACCTGGTTCTAGCTTCAGTTTATGCTCAAGGAGGCGGATTTGAAAAAACTTCCTTTTTTCGAAAAATATTATCGATGATTGCCAATTTTTTCTTTAGATCAATATTTGATGTAAAGGTTTTGACCCTTAGCTCTTTTTATAGAGTTTATAGTTCAGATATTTTAAGGACCATAAAGCAGTCGAATGGTGTAATTATAAACGAGAAAGGATTTATTTGTATGTTAGAAATTTTGTTGAAATCTGTAGCGTGTAATGCTTCAATCATTGAAGTTCCAATGAAATTACACTCTTCCAAGCGTCAAGGTAAGTCTAAAATGAAGATACTTAAAACTAGCATGTCTTATTTAAAGTTTCTTCTTAAGCATAAATTTGTAGGTAATAAATAA
- the pseB gene encoding UDP-N-acetylglucosamine 4,6-dehydratase (inverting): MFTNKSILITGGTGSLGRELVSLILDKWPAVKRLVIYSRDEQKQYQMAQDFPESKFPAIRYFIGDVRDFVRLKRAFEGIDYVIHAAAMKHVHIAEYNPDECVKTNIGGAENVIRAALESNVSRVVALSTDKACAPINLYGATKLASDKLFIAANNIRGNRDLKFSVVRYGNVMGSNGSVMPFFIKKRESGILPITDPNMTRFNISLEDGANMVLFALDNAWGGELYVPKIPSYKITDVAKAIGPDCKLEIVGIRPGEKVHEEMITASDSFTTYDLGKYYTILPQQPTWDLSDFIKHFSAKKVVEGFTYNSGANSEWLDVNALSSLIKHHVEKKM, encoded by the coding sequence ATGTTTACTAATAAATCTATATTAATAACAGGTGGCACGGGCTCGCTTGGAAGAGAACTAGTTAGTTTGATACTGGATAAATGGCCAGCTGTAAAACGACTGGTAATTTACTCTAGAGATGAGCAAAAGCAATATCAAATGGCTCAAGATTTCCCTGAGTCTAAATTCCCCGCAATTCGTTATTTTATTGGTGACGTAAGAGACTTTGTTAGATTAAAACGTGCATTTGAAGGTATCGATTATGTTATCCATGCCGCTGCCATGAAACATGTTCATATTGCAGAGTATAATCCTGATGAGTGTGTTAAAACAAATATTGGAGGAGCTGAAAATGTAATTAGGGCAGCGCTAGAGTCAAATGTATCTAGAGTTGTAGCCCTTTCTACAGACAAGGCGTGTGCACCAATTAATTTGTATGGAGCCACTAAACTGGCATCGGATAAGCTTTTTATAGCTGCAAATAATATTAGAGGAAATAGGGACCTAAAGTTCTCTGTTGTTAGATATGGTAATGTTATGGGTTCTAATGGTTCTGTTATGCCTTTTTTTATAAAGAAAAGAGAAAGTGGTATTTTACCAATAACAGACCCTAATATGACAAGATTTAATATTTCTCTAGAAGATGGAGCTAATATGGTTTTATTCGCTTTGGACAATGCTTGGGGTGGAGAGTTATACGTTCCTAAAATTCCATCTTATAAAATAACAGATGTTGCGAAGGCTATAGGGCCAGATTGTAAATTAGAAATAGTTGGTATACGCCCAGGAGAGAAGGTTCATGAGGAAATGATTACTGCTTCAGATTCATTTACAACTTACGATTTAGGCAAGTACTACACCATTCTACCCCAACAACCAACATGGGATTTATCCGACTTTATAAAACACTTTAGTGCAAAAAAAGTTGTCGAAGGTTTTACATATAATTCTGGTGCTAATTCAGAATGGCTTGATGTGAATGCGTTGTCAAGTCTAATAAAGCATCACGTTGAAAAAAAAATGTAG
- the pseC gene encoding UDP-4-amino-4,6-dideoxy-N-acetyl-beta-L-altrosamine transaminase translates to MKPIPYGRQNISQEDIQAVVDILQSDYLTQGPAVIEFEKKFAEYIGSQYAVAVSNGTAALHLCTLALNVSVGDKVITTPITFAASANCIRYCGGDVLFADIDPNTFLIDINEVEKLFKKHPKGSIKGIIPVDFSGAPVDLEQLRKLAEYYGCWIIEDACHAPGGFIRDSKGIKQNCGNGVYADFAIFSFHPVKHIATGEGGMITTNNKDLYEKLLILRTHGITKDVGLLTENHGSWYYEMQQLGYNYRMPDILCALGISQLKRAEDGLIQRKKIADVYRNAFKNNPNIQLQTEVEGHAYHLFVIQVQNRLGLYNYLREKNIFAQIHYIPVHTMPYYKQLGWKNGDFLKAENYYQHCISLPIYPTLTDLEQKYVINCVNDFFSQN, encoded by the coding sequence ATGAAACCAATTCCTTATGGTAGACAGAACATTTCTCAAGAAGATATACAAGCTGTCGTTGATATACTTCAGTCTGATTATTTAACTCAAGGACCTGCTGTTATAGAATTTGAAAAGAAGTTTGCAGAATATATTGGTTCGCAATATGCCGTTGCTGTTTCAAACGGTACTGCTGCATTACATTTATGTACTTTGGCTCTAAATGTTTCAGTTGGAGATAAAGTGATAACTACCCCAATAACTTTTGCTGCTTCCGCAAATTGCATTAGATATTGCGGTGGAGATGTATTGTTTGCAGATATTGACCCTAATACATTTTTGATTGATATAAATGAGGTTGAAAAGCTTTTTAAAAAGCATCCTAAAGGATCTATTAAAGGTATTATTCCTGTTGATTTTTCTGGTGCCCCGGTAGATTTAGAACAATTAAGAAAATTAGCTGAATATTATGGTTGTTGGATTATTGAAGATGCCTGCCATGCTCCTGGAGGATTTATTAGAGATTCAAAAGGCATTAAACAAAATTGTGGCAATGGCGTTTATGCTGATTTTGCTATTTTCTCATTTCATCCCGTAAAGCACATTGCTACTGGAGAAGGAGGGATGATTACAACAAATAATAAAGATTTGTATGAGAAGCTTTTAATTTTAAGAACTCATGGAATTACAAAGGATGTTGGCTTATTAACTGAAAATCATGGTTCTTGGTATTATGAAATGCAGCAATTGGGTTATAATTATCGTATGCCAGATATTCTTTGCGCCTTAGGCATTTCTCAATTGAAAAGAGCAGAAGATGGTCTAATCCAAAGAAAGAAAATCGCTGATGTATATAGAAATGCTTTTAAGAATAATCCTAATATTCAGCTTCAGACTGAAGTTGAAGGGCACGCCTATCATTTGTTTGTGATACAAGTTCAAAATAGGTTAGGGTTGTATAATTATTTAAGAGAGAAGAATATTTTTGCTCAGATTCATTATATCCCAGTTCATACGATGCCTTATTATAAGCAACTGGGCTGGAAAAATGGCGACTTCTTAAAAGCTGAAAATTATTATCAACACTGTATTAGCTTACCTATTTATCCAACTTTAACAGATTTGGAGCAGAAATATGTCATCAATTGTGTAAACGATTTTTTTAGCCAGAATTAG
- a CDS encoding GNAT family N-acetyltransferase: MRKYKCLGQNSWHIGEYKLTPIRDEDKYLIMNWRNDQIDILRQKHLLTRNQQDTYFKNVVSGLFDVFKPGQLLFSYFFRDILIGYGGLVHIDWESENAEVSFLLETKRNSISNLFFEDFDNYLKLLSKIAFGELKFNKLHTTFYVIDQRKDYKSVLELNGFVQEARLHKHILINHSLQDVLIYSLFKK, encoded by the coding sequence ATGCGTAAGTATAAATGTTTAGGTCAAAATTCTTGGCATATAGGAGAATATAAGCTTACTCCTATTCGAGACGAGGACAAATATTTGATAATGAATTGGCGAAATGATCAAATTGATATTCTACGACAAAAACATTTGTTGACCAGGAATCAACAAGATACTTATTTTAAGAATGTAGTTTCGGGATTGTTTGATGTATTTAAGCCAGGTCAATTGCTATTTAGTTATTTTTTCAGAGATATTCTTATTGGATATGGAGGTTTGGTGCATATTGATTGGGAAAGCGAAAATGCTGAAGTTTCATTTCTATTAGAAACTAAAAGAAATAGCATTTCGAATTTATTTTTTGAGGATTTCGATAATTACCTCAAACTACTATCAAAAATAGCTTTTGGAGAATTAAAATTTAATAAGCTTCACACAACATTCTATGTTATCGACCAAAGAAAAGACTATAAGTCTGTTTTGGAACTAAACGGGTTTGTTCAAGAGGCAAGATTACATAAACATATTCTTATTAATCACAGTTTACAGGATGTTCTTATTTATTCATTATTTAAAAAGTAA
- the pseI gene encoding pseudaminic acid synthase: MEKASQLNISSTSRPFIIAEMSGNHNQSLDRAMEIIKAAAESGVNAIKLQTYTADTLTINHKGGFFDITDEKSLWAGRNLYDLYTPWEWHKPLFEYANKLGLVAFSSPFDETAVDFLESLNVPLYKVASFENNHHPLLKKIARTGKPIIMSTGISSIQDISESVEVLMENGCEKLILLKCTSTYPSTSENTNLATIPYLKEKFPNCLIGLSDHTMGVGVSIAAIGMGACVIEKHFTLRRSDGGVDSAFSMEPEEMKVLVDESEKAWLAIGKVQLEVQQVEQKSLLFKRSIYVVKDINEGELLTEENIRVIRPGNGEHPRYFESLIGKKVKKKLEKGTPFSIKYIQ, from the coding sequence ATGGAGAAGGCGTCACAGCTTAATATAAGTTCTACTAGCAGGCCTTTTATAATTGCTGAAATGAGTGGTAATCACAACCAATCATTGGACCGTGCAATGGAAATTATTAAGGCTGCTGCAGAGTCCGGAGTCAATGCAATAAAACTACAAACGTATACAGCAGATACTTTGACAATAAACCATAAAGGTGGTTTTTTTGATATAACAGATGAAAAATCTTTGTGGGCCGGAAGAAACCTTTACGATCTTTATACACCTTGGGAATGGCATAAGCCTTTATTTGAGTATGCCAATAAATTAGGTTTAGTAGCTTTTAGCAGTCCTTTTGATGAAACTGCCGTAGATTTTTTGGAGTCTTTAAATGTACCACTTTATAAAGTAGCATCTTTTGAAAACAATCATCATCCTTTATTAAAAAAAATAGCTAGAACTGGTAAGCCTATAATTATGAGTACAGGAATATCTTCTATTCAAGATATTTCAGAATCTGTAGAAGTTTTGATGGAGAATGGGTGCGAAAAATTGATTTTATTAAAATGTACGAGTACATATCCCTCAACTTCAGAAAATACTAATTTGGCAACTATTCCATATCTAAAGGAGAAATTTCCCAATTGTTTGATTGGGTTAAGCGATCATACTATGGGAGTAGGTGTATCTATTGCTGCTATTGGTATGGGCGCTTGCGTAATTGAAAAACACTTTACTTTAAGAAGATCAGATGGAGGGGTTGATAGTGCATTTAGTATGGAACCAGAAGAAATGAAAGTATTGGTAGATGAGTCAGAGAAGGCTTGGCTTGCTATTGGTAAGGTTCAGTTAGAGGTTCAGCAAGTTGAGCAGAAAAGCTTACTTTTTAAGCGTTCAATATATGTAGTTAAGGATATTAATGAAGGAGAATTGCTTACGGAAGAAAATATTAGAGTTATTCGCCCTGGTAATGGAGAGCATCCAAGATATTTTGAATCACTAATAGGTAAAAAAGTAAAAAAGAAATTAGAAAAGGGCACTCCTTTTTCAATTAAATATATTCAGTAA
- the pseF gene encoding pseudaminic acid cytidylyltransferase, translating to MRTIAIITARGGSKRIPRKNIKPFLGKPIIQYSIEAAINSECFDEVMVSTEDQEIAEFAQKNGANVPFFRSAENSDDFSTTADVLLEVLSEYKSKGIEFDYACCIYPTAPFVSAQKLKHAFDRLVSENALSVIPIVKFGFPILRSLKQENGFVAFNWPEYLNSRSQDLPNSFHDAGQFYFFRTHDFFRDKKLFTSKTIGLEMPESEVQDIDNEEDWKLAEIKYTFLQERNKKQ from the coding sequence ATGCGCACAATAGCTATAATTACGGCAAGGGGAGGTAGCAAAAGAATACCAAGAAAGAATATTAAGCCTTTCTTAGGGAAGCCAATAATTCAATATTCAATTGAAGCTGCTATTAATTCTGAGTGCTTTGATGAGGTGATGGTATCTACAGAAGACCAGGAGATAGCTGAGTTTGCACAAAAAAATGGCGCAAATGTGCCTTTTTTTCGATCTGCTGAAAATTCAGATGACTTTTCTACTACTGCAGATGTTTTATTGGAAGTATTGTCTGAATATAAATCAAAAGGAATTGAGTTTGATTATGCTTGTTGTATTTATCCCACAGCTCCATTCGTTTCAGCACAAAAATTGAAGCATGCTTTCGATCGGTTAGTTTCAGAAAATGCGTTGTCCGTTATTCCTATAGTAAAGTTTGGGTTTCCAATTTTGCGATCTCTTAAGCAAGAAAACGGATTTGTTGCTTTTAATTGGCCTGAATATTTAAATTCTCGATCCCAAGATTTACCTAATTCTTTTCATGATGCAGGACAGTTTTATTTTTTCAGAACTCATGATTTTTTTCGAGATAAAAAATTATTTACATCGAAAACAATTGGTTTAGAAATGCCTGAATCAGAAGTTCAAGATATTGATAATGAGGAAGATTGGAAATTGGCGGAAATTAAATACACGTTTTTGCAAGAACGGAATAAAAAACAGTAA
- a CDS encoding Gfo/Idh/MocA family oxidoreductase translates to MYKALLIGCGNIGALYDIDKDSVLTHAKAYHLSENFKLFIYDTNIEAANRVAAKYNATVVQDIFNEKFYKYDCISIASPTVTHFDILKKAITERVKVVLCEKPITYKSSELLDLENLYKLSSTKIIVNYIRRFQEKYSILKSTIDKCFPNTLPNEIVIRYTRGFANNCSHALDTLSFLLNKDTNLDVQVESSPVFDAFEKDPTVSLKGFWNEIPIYCQGLINVEYPLFEIELIYTAGYVSIRNSGNTIEVFERRKTDSYLLPLIQMENCIKDYMIPVVDNVFRILDGEIERDNFIESINMNKEVLRVINL, encoded by the coding sequence ATGTATAAAGCTTTATTAATTGGATGTGGAAATATTGGAGCTTTATATGATATTGATAAGGATAGTGTATTAACTCATGCAAAGGCGTATCATTTATCTGAAAATTTTAAACTATTTATTTACGATACTAACATTGAAGCTGCAAATAGAGTAGCTGCCAAATATAACGCAACTGTAGTTCAAGATATTTTTAATGAAAAATTTTATAAATACGATTGTATTAGCATTGCATCGCCTACCGTAACTCATTTCGATATTTTAAAAAAGGCAATTACTGAAAGAGTGAAGGTAGTGCTCTGCGAAAAACCTATAACTTATAAAAGTTCAGAACTACTAGATCTTGAAAACTTATACAAGTTATCATCTACAAAAATTATCGTAAATTATATAAGAAGATTTCAGGAAAAGTACTCTATTCTAAAATCAACTATAGATAAGTGCTTTCCAAATACATTACCAAATGAAATTGTAATTAGGTATACTCGTGGTTTTGCAAATAATTGTAGCCACGCATTAGACACTTTGTCATTCCTGCTTAATAAAGACACCAATTTAGATGTGCAAGTAGAATCAAGCCCCGTTTTTGATGCTTTTGAGAAAGACCCAACAGTTTCATTAAAAGGATTTTGGAATGAAATTCCTATTTATTGTCAAGGATTAATTAATGTTGAATATCCGCTTTTTGAAATCGAACTAATTTATACTGCAGGTTATGTTTCCATTAGAAATTCTGGAAACACAATCGAGGTTTTTGAGCGAAGAAAAACAGATTCTTATTTGTTACCTTTGATTCAAATGGAAAATTGTATCAAAGATTATATGATTCCTGTTGTAGATAATGTTTTTAGAATTTTGGATGGAGAAATAGAAAGAGACAATTTTATAGAATCTATAAATATGAATAAAGAAGTACTAAGAGTAATCAATTTATAA
- a CDS encoding DegT/DnrJ/EryC1/StrS family aminotransferase translates to MAKLAINGGVPIRKKLFPAYNTIGEEEKKAVMSVLNSGNLSQFLGAWHKDFYGGPTVQQFEKNWSAVFQSKYAISLNSNTSGLFTAIGACGIKPGDEVIVSPYTMSASALAPIIYGAVPVFADVDYDNFGLSPESIEKNITPRTKAIIVVHIFGNPAKMDEIMAIAQKYNLFIIEDCAQAPMAKYKNKYVGTIGHIGVFSLNYHKHIHTGEGGVIITNSDNLAERCYLIRNHGENIVEPKGVKDAFNTYGFNYRMTEMEAAVGIEQLKKLPKLIDERLKNAAYFASKLGAIDGIEAPLIDDNALAVYYLQAFKFKKDKIGVDRNIFINAIKAEIPSAELREDTPLIGSGYVKPLYLQPLYQQRATHCSFNCEKYKGQVNYSKGICPNAEKLHFEELFTHEYMRPGMTKQDIDDVISAFYKVNDNISELVVNV, encoded by the coding sequence ATGGCAAAACTGGCTATTAACGGAGGTGTTCCGATTAGGAAAAAATTATTTCCTGCCTATAATACAATAGGAGAGGAAGAGAAGAAGGCTGTAATGAGCGTTTTAAATAGTGGCAACTTATCGCAGTTTTTAGGAGCATGGCACAAAGATTTTTATGGAGGACCTACAGTCCAACAATTTGAAAAAAACTGGAGTGCTGTATTTCAATCCAAGTACGCTATTTCCCTTAATTCAAATACTTCAGGATTATTTACTGCAATTGGAGCCTGTGGAATTAAACCTGGAGATGAAGTAATTGTTTCTCCTTATACTATGAGTGCAAGCGCATTGGCTCCAATTATATATGGCGCTGTTCCGGTTTTTGCAGATGTCGATTACGATAATTTTGGGCTAAGTCCAGAAAGTATTGAAAAAAATATTACTCCAAGAACCAAGGCAATAATAGTAGTACATATTTTTGGCAACCCTGCTAAAATGGATGAAATAATGGCAATTGCCCAAAAATATAATCTTTTTATTATAGAAGATTGTGCGCAAGCGCCCATGGCTAAGTATAAGAATAAATATGTTGGCACAATTGGTCATATTGGCGTATTTAGTTTGAACTATCATAAACATATACATACAGGTGAAGGAGGAGTTATTATAACTAATAGTGATAATTTGGCTGAGCGATGTTATTTAATTCGGAATCATGGAGAAAATATTGTGGAGCCTAAAGGTGTTAAAGACGCGTTTAATACCTATGGATTTAACTATAGAATGACAGAAATGGAGGCTGCTGTTGGGATTGAACAATTAAAAAAACTTCCTAAATTAATCGATGAGCGACTGAAAAATGCAGCTTATTTTGCTAGTAAATTAGGTGCTATCGATGGCATAGAGGCCCCGTTAATTGATGATAATGCGTTAGCTGTTTATTATTTGCAAGCTTTTAAGTTTAAAAAGGATAAAATAGGAGTTGATAGAAATATTTTTATTAATGCAATTAAAGCTGAAATTCCTTCTGCAGAATTAAGAGAGGATACACCTCTAATTGGATCCGGTTATGTAAAACCTCTTTATTTGCAACCCTTGTATCAGCAAAGAGCCACACATTGTTCATTCAACTGTGAAAAATATAAGGGGCAGGTAAATTATAGTAAAGGAATTTGTCCAAATGCAGAGAAGTTACATTTTGAAGAATTATTTACACATGAGTATATGAGACCCGGTATGACAAAGCAAGATATAGATGATGTAATTTCTGCTTTTTATAAAGTAAATGATAATATCAGTGAGTTAGTTGTAAATGTATAA
- a CDS encoding GNAT family N-acetyltransferase, with protein MQEVIDPRDIFIKGKSVVLKALTKSDVENSNWYGWFNDEELSKTLQKHYFPNSLESQLDFWEKNILNSRDKLQLGICRTDSSNLLGVVSLNNIDFINRKCEYAIVVGEKSGQNINIFLETTNLIFNHAFNTLNMNRIYGGGISKELVSLMCRSLGCKEEGVSRQEIFKNGEYHDAYRYGILKSEFVFKLR; from the coding sequence ATGCAAGAAGTAATCGATCCACGCGATATTTTTATTAAGGGAAAAAGTGTTGTTTTAAAAGCGCTAACTAAGAGTGACGTTGAAAATAGCAACTGGTATGGGTGGTTTAATGACGAGGAATTAAGTAAAACACTTCAGAAACATTATTTTCCTAATTCCTTAGAATCTCAACTAGATTTTTGGGAGAAAAATATACTAAACTCGAGGGATAAACTTCAACTAGGTATTTGTAGGACAGATAGTTCTAATTTGTTAGGCGTAGTAAGTTTAAATAATATTGATTTTATAAATAGAAAGTGTGAATATGCTATTGTAGTTGGTGAGAAGTCTGGTCAAAATATTAATATTTTTTTAGAAACTACCAATCTGATATTTAACCACGCATTTAATACATTGAATATGAATAGAATATATGGTGGGGGTATTTCAAAGGAACTGGTAAGTTTAATGTGTAGGTCTCTTGGTTGCAAGGAAGAAGGAGTTTCTAGGCAAGAAATTTTTAAAAATGGAGAGTACCATGATGCTTACAGATATGGCATTCTAAAAAGTGAATTTGTTTTTAAGTTAAGATAA